In Desulforhopalus sp., a single genomic region encodes these proteins:
- the lspA gene encoding signal peptidase II, which yields MVYIACIVSAIVLDQLTKAWVIGYLRLYESVEIIPGFFNLVYVTNTGAAFSMLANFDSPWRHYFFLGIGLIALIGLTVAYWKLRKVSRYYSLALALIAGGAAGNLIDRVRFGAVIDFLDFYVGRYHWPAFNVADSAICVGAGLFLVVNFFEVRNQEVRKS from the coding sequence GTGGTGTACATCGCTTGCATAGTAAGTGCAATTGTCCTTGACCAACTGACCAAGGCGTGGGTTATCGGTTACTTGCGGTTATATGAATCCGTGGAAATCATCCCGGGCTTTTTTAATCTGGTATACGTGACGAACACCGGCGCCGCATTCAGTATGCTCGCCAATTTCGATTCACCGTGGCGGCATTATTTTTTCCTGGGGATTGGACTCATTGCACTGATAGGTCTTACTGTCGCCTATTGGAAATTACGAAAAGTCAGCAGGTATTACTCGCTGGCATTGGCCCTTATCGCCGGCGGAGCTGCGGGGAATCTTATTGATCGTGTGCGCTTTGGAGCGGTCATAGATTTCCTCGATTTTTACGTTGGCCGTTATCATTGGCCGGCGTTCAATGTCGCTGATTCGGCGATTTGCGTTGGAGCCGGATTGTTTCTTGTCGTCAATTTCTTTGAAGTCAGAAATCAGGAAGTGAGGAAGTCATAA
- the fabD gene encoding ACP S-malonyltransferase, with protein sequence MKIAVLFPGQGSQFLGMGQEFIKDDPASADLMAMAEAVCGLKLGALIADGPMEELTRATNLQPAITITNLICWQRLHNELGGQVAVSCMAGHSLGEYSALCASGVIGVEDTIRLVGERGALMEREGNSNPGGMRAVLGLDSQTLDAIIEGYKGEGVVTAANHNTPEQIVISGSLPGLDGVTRLAEEKGARVIPLNVSVANHSPLVAAAIPDFKNFMRRITFNPPKIPIYFNVSAKVDSDPETIKDMMARQIASKVRWCEIIESMLADGVDTFIEVGPKAVLKGMIKKIAPKGTKITALQFDSPSSLASCLEALRKEQ encoded by the coding sequence ATGAAAATAGCGGTTCTGTTTCCCGGTCAGGGGTCACAATTCTTAGGAATGGGGCAGGAATTTATTAAAGATGATCCAGCCAGCGCTGACCTTATGGCCATGGCTGAGGCAGTATGTGGTTTGAAGCTCGGAGCCCTCATTGCCGATGGTCCAATGGAGGAGCTCACCAGAGCGACAAACCTTCAGCCTGCTATCACTATAACCAATCTGATTTGTTGGCAGAGATTACACAATGAACTTGGCGGTCAAGTCGCAGTGAGCTGCATGGCAGGTCACAGCCTCGGAGAATATTCCGCCCTCTGTGCCTCAGGGGTTATCGGGGTTGAGGACACCATTCGTTTGGTTGGGGAACGTGGCGCCCTTATGGAAAGGGAGGGAAATAGTAATCCAGGTGGAATGCGGGCGGTGCTTGGCTTGGACAGTCAGACCCTAGATGCAATCATTGAAGGGTATAAAGGGGAGGGGGTTGTTACTGCTGCTAACCATAATACCCCGGAACAGATTGTCATCTCAGGATCTCTTCCGGGATTGGATGGGGTAACGCGGCTAGCTGAAGAGAAAGGTGCCCGGGTAATCCCGCTAAATGTCAGCGTTGCAAATCATAGCCCACTGGTTGCTGCGGCTATACCCGATTTCAAAAATTTTATGAGAAGAATTACCTTCAATCCCCCAAAAATTCCTATCTATTTTAATGTTTCAGCGAAGGTAGACAGCGATCCAGAGACCATTAAAGACATGATGGCCAGGCAAATTGCCTCGAAGGTGCGTTGGTGTGAGATTATTGAGTCCATGCTAGCAGATGGTGTCGATACCTTTATCGAGGTCGGACCCAAGGCGGTTCTCAAAGGGATGATAAAGAAAATCGCCCCGAAAGGGACAAAGATTACGGCATTGCAATTTGATTCGCCGTCTTCTTTGGCGAGTTGCCTTGAGGCTCTTCGCAAGGAACAGTAG
- the bioB gene encoding biotin synthase BioB, which produces MDGTGVIKKALQQIVSGRQLGFEQALELALLGNSLPTALFQAADEVRRHFHHKALDLCSIVNAKSGRCSEDCKFCGQSSHYQTAVANYDVIAGEKAIALAKENEAHGVKRFSLVTAGRTVTDDHLEEFSAIYHGLREKTTLSLCASMGFLTKEKARKIKKMGVTRYHCNLEASKSFFPHVCTTHTWDEKVATIKIAQESGMEVCSGGIIGMGESLGQRLELAFELRELGVTSIPLNILTPIKDTPFAHLSPLTVDEVLICVAMFRLVNPLAVIRLAGGRNLLGSEQHKCFTSGANGAIVGNYLTTIGNNLTEDIAMFRSLGFYLADNIQGR; this is translated from the coding sequence ATGGACGGAACCGGGGTGATTAAAAAAGCACTTCAACAGATTGTATCCGGCCGGCAACTCGGGTTCGAGCAGGCTCTGGAACTGGCCTTGCTGGGCAACTCACTGCCGACTGCGTTGTTTCAGGCGGCAGACGAGGTGCGAAGGCATTTTCATCATAAGGCTCTTGACCTTTGCTCAATCGTCAATGCTAAATCAGGCAGATGCAGCGAAGATTGTAAATTCTGCGGACAATCCTCCCATTACCAGACCGCGGTTGCTAACTATGACGTCATCGCCGGCGAAAAGGCCATTGCTCTTGCCAAGGAAAATGAGGCACACGGTGTCAAACGATTTTCCCTTGTGACCGCCGGTCGAACGGTAACTGATGACCATCTTGAGGAGTTTAGTGCTATTTACCATGGCTTGCGAGAGAAAACCACGCTGTCGCTTTGCGCCTCTATGGGCTTTCTGACAAAGGAGAAGGCCAGAAAAATAAAAAAGATGGGGGTGACGAGATATCACTGTAACCTTGAGGCCTCTAAAAGCTTTTTCCCTCACGTCTGCACTACCCATACCTGGGATGAAAAGGTGGCAACCATTAAGATAGCCCAAGAATCCGGTATGGAGGTTTGTTCCGGGGGGATTATCGGAATGGGCGAAAGCCTCGGCCAAAGATTGGAGCTGGCCTTCGAGTTACGGGAATTGGGAGTGACTTCAATTCCTCTGAATATTTTGACCCCCATTAAGGATACCCCGTTTGCCCATTTGTCGCCGCTCACAGTTGACGAGGTTCTTATTTGTGTGGCGATGTTCCGACTTGTTAATCCCTTGGCAGTAATTCGACTTGCCGGTGGCAGAAATCTGCTGGGGAGCGAGCAGCATAAATGCTTCACCTCCGGGGCGAATGGCGCGATAGTTGGTAATTATCTGACCACTATCGGCAACAACCTCACCGAGGATATTGCGATGTTCAGATCGCTGGGATTTTACCTGGCCGACAATATACAAGGTAGGTAG
- the bioA gene encoding adenosylmethionine--8-amino-7-oxononanoate transaminase, whose protein sequence is MDKKNSELLLFDRHHIWHPYTSIDNPLEVYLVDSAEGVRIRLADGRQLIDGMASWWSVIHGYNNPHLTSAVQGQAERLSHVMFGGLTHRPAIELAKLLIDITPPGLERVFFCDSGSVAVEVAMKMAIQYAYAKGRTGKNRFLTLRSGYHGDTFHAMAVCDPVCGMHQIYRGVLPQYFFADAPRCRFSDEWDESDIDSFQNTLKQNHQVICAVILEPIVQGAGGMRFYHPEYLRQVRQLCDDYRVLLIADEIAVGFGRSGTMFGCDHAGISPDILCLGKALTGGYMTLAGVLATEEIGHGISQGEPGVFMHGPTFMANPLACSVAVCSIQLLLAGDWRKNIARIASGLRQGLEPCRSMPGVADVRVLGAIGVVELERPVVMARIQEMFVEHGVWIRPFGRLVYVMPPYIISDADLRTLTSALCRVVALEVSA, encoded by the coding sequence GTGGATAAGAAGAATTCCGAGCTGTTGCTGTTTGACCGACACCATATCTGGCATCCCTATACCTCTATCGACAATCCACTGGAAGTGTATCTCGTCGATTCCGCTGAAGGAGTACGGATTCGCCTTGCCGACGGACGGCAATTGATCGATGGAATGGCCTCCTGGTGGTCGGTCATTCATGGTTACAATAATCCTCACCTCACAAGTGCTGTTCAGGGGCAGGCGGAACGCCTTTCTCACGTCATGTTTGGGGGCCTTACCCATAGGCCGGCAATCGAATTGGCGAAACTATTGATCGATATTACCCCCCCCGGTCTTGAACGGGTTTTCTTCTGTGATTCAGGGTCGGTAGCGGTAGAAGTCGCAATGAAAATGGCGATCCAATACGCCTATGCAAAAGGACGTACAGGCAAGAATCGGTTTCTTACTCTTCGCTCTGGCTATCATGGTGATACCTTTCATGCGATGGCGGTTTGCGATCCGGTATGTGGCATGCACCAAATCTACCGGGGGGTTTTGCCACAGTACTTTTTTGCCGATGCACCGCGTTGTCGTTTTTCTGACGAATGGGATGAAAGCGATATAGATTCCTTTCAAAACACACTCAAGCAAAATCACCAGGTGATATGCGCGGTTATCCTTGAACCGATAGTCCAGGGCGCGGGGGGGATGCGGTTTTACCATCCCGAATATCTGCGCCAGGTACGGCAGCTCTGCGACGATTATCGGGTCCTGCTGATTGCCGATGAGATTGCCGTCGGTTTTGGACGAAGCGGCACAATGTTCGGCTGTGACCATGCCGGCATATCGCCGGATATTCTCTGTCTCGGTAAGGCCCTTACCGGCGGCTATATGACCCTTGCCGGGGTGCTGGCAACCGAAGAGATCGGCCACGGCATCTCTCAAGGAGAACCCGGAGTGTTTATGCATGGCCCGACTTTTATGGCCAACCCCCTTGCCTGCAGCGTTGCCGTTTGCTCTATCCAGTTACTTCTTGCAGGTGATTGGCGGAAGAATATCGCACGCATTGCAAGCGGTCTACGGCAGGGTCTCGAACCATGCCGGAGCATGCCCGGAGTGGCTGATGTGCGGGTGCTTGGGGCGATCGGTGTAGTGGAGCTTGAGAGACCGGTGGTGATGGCCAGAATTCAAGAAATGTTTGTTGAACACGGGGTTTGGATACGGCCGTTTGGCCGTCTTGTGTATGTCATGCCACCATATATTATTAGCGATGCAGATCTGCGAACCCTGACAAGTGCACTTTGCCGGGTCGTAGCTCTGGAGGTATCGGCATGA
- a CDS encoding 8-amino-7-oxononanoate synthase, with protein MTDSYSDSLAKLQEGGRLRTLKPLVGRHGCRITFKGREMLNVTSNDYLGLAGNKGLHQKFYSHLDKDSILDDFGLGAASSRLLTGDSTNAQALEDTLRNAYRREGCLLFNSGYHANIGILPALLGKNDLILSDKLNHASIVDGMRLCTAQHKRYRHCDYNHLAELLREYRSDFNRVVIVSESVFSMDGDVADLSRLVALKEQYGCLLYLDEAHAIGLYGASGLGMAEEQGQLSGIDLLVGTFGKALASIGAFLLCSAVIRDYLINHSRSLIFTTALPPVVMSWNHFVFKEMLGYNKQRNALKALSVAFRQSLRDNGLVTGGSTNIVPVMLGDDALAGKLADAMQDKGYLIFPVRPPTVPEKTSRFRISLTADMRWSDIAAMGSDIAQLIQRLKH; from the coding sequence ATGACCGATTCCTATTCGGATTCTCTGGCAAAACTTCAGGAGGGTGGAAGGCTCAGGACCTTAAAGCCTCTTGTCGGCCGGCATGGGTGCCGGATAACTTTTAAAGGCCGGGAGATGCTCAATGTAACCTCCAATGATTATCTCGGCTTGGCCGGTAATAAAGGTCTCCATCAGAAATTTTATTCTCATTTAGACAAAGATTCTATCCTGGATGATTTCGGCCTTGGGGCGGCCTCATCGCGGCTGCTGACCGGCGATAGCACCAACGCCCAGGCGCTTGAAGATACCTTGAGGAATGCCTACCGCAGAGAAGGGTGCCTTCTTTTTAATTCCGGATATCATGCGAATATCGGGATCTTACCAGCATTGCTCGGCAAAAATGACCTCATACTGTCCGACAAACTCAACCATGCCTCGATTGTCGATGGCATGCGCCTTTGCACGGCGCAGCATAAACGCTACCGCCATTGCGATTATAATCATCTCGCTGAACTATTGCGAGAATACAGGAGCGACTTCAACCGGGTGGTTATCGTCAGTGAGTCGGTCTTTAGCATGGACGGGGATGTGGCCGATCTTTCCCGGCTTGTGGCCCTGAAGGAGCAATACGGTTGTCTGCTTTACCTTGATGAGGCGCATGCAATTGGGCTGTACGGTGCTTCTGGACTCGGGATGGCCGAAGAACAGGGGCAGTTGTCGGGCATTGACCTCCTGGTAGGGACCTTTGGCAAGGCCCTGGCATCGATTGGGGCCTTTCTATTGTGTTCGGCAGTCATTCGCGACTATTTAATCAATCACAGCCGTTCGCTTATCTTCACCACGGCCTTGCCCCCTGTCGTAATGTCTTGGAACCATTTCGTATTTAAAGAAATGCTCGGCTACAACAAACAACGAAATGCCCTCAAGGCACTGTCGGTAGCTTTTCGGCAAAGTCTTCGGGATAATGGTTTGGTCACCGGCGGATCGACTAATATTGTCCCGGTGATGCTCGGTGATGATGCATTGGCGGGGAAATTAGCCGACGCCATGCAGGACAAAGGGTATTTGATCTTTCCGGTCAGACCGCCGACGGTACCCGAAAAAACCTCGCGCTTTCGTATATCACTCACTGCTGATATGCGCTGGTCCGATATCGCCGCCATGGGTTCCGACATTGCCCAGCTGATCCAGCGTTTAAAGCATTAA
- a CDS encoding DUF452 family protein, which produces MQTEWLHQGIGSELIIFCNGWGMDGTPFQPLASSAYDVYMLYDYRELAPPEPLLPIIEGYKRVYLISWSMGVWVGQKLFADMAGLFSRIIAINGTLCPINDKLGIPGKIFHETLSGFNETTRMKFYRRMCREKTNLKMFLTRQPQRSHLDQRAELACLESTVDCLSPDQSIYREIIVAEYDWVVPSENQRQFWFGKQVTEIAGFHFLFYLWQSWDHLLTFAESTVKR; this is translated from the coding sequence ATGCAAACAGAGTGGCTACACCAGGGAATAGGATCCGAACTGATTATCTTCTGTAATGGCTGGGGGATGGATGGCACCCCTTTTCAGCCGCTTGCCAGCAGTGCCTATGACGTCTACATGCTCTATGATTATCGGGAACTTGCTCCACCCGAGCCTTTACTCCCTATTATAGAAGGGTATAAACGAGTCTATTTGATAAGCTGGTCTATGGGGGTATGGGTGGGACAAAAACTGTTTGCCGATATGGCCGGTCTTTTTTCTCGAATTATTGCCATAAATGGCACACTGTGTCCCATAAACGACAAGCTGGGAATTCCAGGAAAGATTTTTCATGAGACCTTATCCGGGTTTAACGAAACAACCCGGATGAAATTCTATCGGCGTATGTGTCGGGAAAAAACCAATCTGAAAATGTTTTTAACACGGCAACCGCAACGATCGCATTTAGATCAGCGTGCAGAATTGGCGTGTCTGGAGAGTACTGTCGATTGTCTTTCGCCAGACCAATCTATATATCGGGAGATTATTGTGGCCGAATATGATTGGGTGGTGCCTTCGGAAAACCAGAGACAATTTTGGTTTGGTAAACAGGTCACCGAAATTGCCGGATTCCATTTCCTCTTCTATCTCTGGCAGAGTTGGGATCATCTACTGACATTTGCTGAGTCTACAGTGAAAAGGTAA
- the bioC gene encoding malonyl-ACP O-methyltransferase BioC: protein MEKRHTEHPDKELVASCFKASATTYDGNAVVQRGISRNLVKLLSQFTNIGYSRVLEIGCCTGILTEMLCESAAINTLFVNDLVPDYCLHTRERILRRVKAVQLYPGDIEKVVLPHDLDLVVSSSTLQWIADLPNLIYNIAAALHRNGHLAFSIFSPGTMGEISTLTGRGLHYHTGEELAAILAKDFNVLSVHEEKMQLVFPSLQKVLQHIRQTGVGGLGKVRWNLRELRDFERRYTAQYATEEGLPVTYNSIFVVAEKRKERIR, encoded by the coding sequence TTGGAAAAGCGCCATACAGAGCATCCTGATAAGGAGCTGGTTGCCAGCTGTTTCAAGGCCAGTGCGACAACCTACGACGGAAACGCCGTTGTGCAAAGGGGCATCAGCCGGAATCTGGTCAAGCTACTGTCGCAATTTACCAATATAGGCTACTCTCGGGTCCTGGAAATCGGCTGCTGCACCGGTATACTCACGGAGATGCTTTGTGAATCAGCAGCTATCAATACCCTTTTTGTAAATGATTTGGTGCCGGACTATTGCCTTCATACCCGAGAGCGCATTCTTAGACGAGTGAAGGCTGTGCAACTGTATCCCGGTGATATTGAAAAGGTTGTGCTCCCACATGATCTTGATCTGGTTGTCTCTTCCTCTACCCTCCAGTGGATTGCTGATCTGCCAAACCTTATCTACAATATTGCGGCGGCTTTGCACCGCAACGGCCACTTGGCCTTCTCCATTTTTAGCCCAGGAACGATGGGGGAGATAAGTACCCTTACCGGTCGAGGCCTTCACTATCATACCGGTGAAGAACTTGCAGCCATACTGGCTAAGGATTTTAATGTGCTGTCTGTACACGAAGAAAAAATGCAGCTGGTTTTTCCTTCGCTGCAGAAGGTGCTTCAACATATCAGGCAGACCGGAGTAGGGGGCCTTGGGAAAGTGCGATGGAATCTGCGAGAGTTACGCGATTTTGAGCGACGATATACCGCTCAATACGCAACGGAAGAAGGTTTGCCGGTAACCTATAACTCGATTTTTGTCGTGGCGGAGAAAAGGAAGGAAAGAATTCGATGA
- the bioD gene encoding dethiobiotin synthase codes for MIEAKVYCVSGIDTGIGKTIATGLLACSFAIHGVKAISQKIVQTGCLGLSEDILCHRRLMGIEPLPLDYSGLTCPYVFPVPCSPHLAARLAGQAIDTSVLRRSIAELGSQYEVIFLEGAGGLAVPLTEDYTFLDFVTEEKYPLILVTCARLGSINHTLAALELAYHRKIKVEALIYNRFFDTDQRIAQDSREIFAKYLKKYGFPGRIIDLHPLDQYDQKGKPDDLYTCFL; via the coding sequence ATGATTGAGGCGAAGGTATACTGCGTAAGTGGCATAGACACTGGCATCGGCAAGACCATTGCCACAGGGCTCCTCGCCTGTTCCTTTGCCATTCATGGGGTGAAAGCTATTAGCCAGAAGATTGTTCAGACAGGATGTCTTGGCCTGAGTGAGGATATTCTTTGTCATAGGCGACTAATGGGAATTGAGCCTTTGCCCCTGGATTATTCCGGCCTGACTTGTCCCTATGTCTTTCCTGTTCCCTGTTCCCCTCATCTTGCAGCGAGACTGGCGGGACAGGCGATAGACACTTCGGTTCTCCGCAGGAGCATAGCTGAGCTCGGGAGCCAATATGAGGTGATCTTTCTTGAGGGGGCAGGAGGCTTGGCGGTACCCCTTACCGAAGATTACACCTTTCTCGATTTTGTAACAGAAGAGAAATATCCTCTTATTTTGGTGACTTGTGCGCGTCTTGGGTCGATTAACCATACCCTTGCCGCCTTGGAGTTGGCATACCATAGAAAGATCAAGGTCGAAGCGCTTATATACAACCGGTTTTTCGACACTGATCAGAGAATTGCCCAGGATTCTCGGGAGATATTTGCGAAATATTTAAAAAAATATGGGTTCCCTGGTCGGATTATTGATCTCCATCCCCTTGATCAGTATGATCAGAAAGGAAAACCAGACGATTTATATACCTGTTTTTTGTAA
- a CDS encoding flippase-like domain-containing protein: MLKISKAAKTIFKFIVSFAFFSVLLSFVRGNELVAVFQKVSWPWFVVSFGVTMILLAASCAKWKIILDLKGKPLSYWELFKIYLIGYFFSNILPSTFGGDVVRSYYSGKIIENQAYAAVSIVVERLSGVFFLFLLAAIAPFFRIELLGNPYMFVPACAGLVFAAIIVWVCIAKNPFAIPKKLAEISFLYLHRLTAWKYLGRLAKSVVWCENLYHIILERLEKLKSEVQIASDAMKSNQQFVLRLIGLTIFFNVLTWINVYTAFKTFHVDVSFLAICAMVPAIMLVAQVPVTLLGNLGYYESVFVFYFLLIGVEGAESLAMGLFLRLKMLSLGGMGFVSYLVYRQKHRLQIEQRDFTA; encoded by the coding sequence ATGCTAAAGATTTCCAAAGCAGCAAAAACGATTTTTAAATTCATTGTCAGTTTCGCTTTTTTTTCGGTGTTGCTCTCTTTTGTCCGGGGAAATGAACTGGTTGCGGTCTTTCAAAAAGTCAGTTGGCCATGGTTCGTCGTTTCCTTTGGAGTTACCATGATCTTACTCGCCGCAAGCTGTGCTAAATGGAAGATCATTCTTGACCTCAAGGGGAAACCGCTTTCCTACTGGGAACTTTTCAAAATATATCTCATTGGATATTTCTTTTCAAATATCCTGCCCTCGACTTTTGGCGGCGATGTCGTGCGCTCCTATTATTCAGGGAAGATAATCGAAAATCAGGCCTACGCGGCAGTCAGTATCGTTGTCGAACGACTTTCGGGTGTTTTTTTCCTCTTTCTTCTTGCTGCTATAGCACCATTCTTTCGTATCGAACTGCTTGGCAATCCCTATATGTTTGTTCCTGCTTGTGCCGGCCTTGTTTTCGCCGCCATTATCGTTTGGGTGTGCATTGCAAAGAACCCCTTTGCTATTCCCAAAAAACTTGCGGAGATTTCATTTTTATATCTACACCGGCTTACCGCATGGAAATATCTGGGGCGACTAGCAAAGTCAGTAGTCTGGTGTGAAAACCTGTACCATATCATCCTTGAACGCCTTGAAAAACTCAAGTCGGAGGTACAGATTGCCAGTGATGCGATGAAAAGCAATCAACAGTTTGTTCTTCGTTTGATCGGCCTCACCATATTCTTTAACGTACTGACCTGGATAAATGTTTACACGGCATTCAAGACATTTCATGTCGATGTCAGTTTCTTGGCAATTTGCGCAATGGTGCCCGCTATCATGCTGGTCGCCCAAGTTCCAGTTACTCTGCTCGGCAACCTCGGTTATTATGAATCGGTCTTCGTTTTCTATTTCCTTCTTATTGGCGTTGAGGGTGCGGAATCGCTTGCTATGGGATTATTTTTGCGATTAAAGATGTTGAGTCTTGGGGGCATGGGATTTGTCAGCTATCTTGTGTACCGGCAAAAACACCGCCTGCAGATTGAACAGAGGGATTTTACGGCATGA
- a CDS encoding glycosyltransferase family 2 protein produces the protein MLVSVVIPLLNEEENIPLLYEELKQVLNALEDDHEILFIDDGSTDRSLELLRNLQQKDSHVVVVNFRKNFGQTAAMAAGFDYAQGDVIITMDADLQNDPRDIPRLLEQIKAGNDVVTGWRYDRKDAFINRRLPSIIANKIISKTTGVNLHDYGCTLKAFRKEVIKSVKLYGEMHRFIPAIASGMGIDFTEVKVNHRARRFGSSKYGISRTIRVILDLMTVKFLLSYSTRPIQVFGLMGVVCGGLGFLIAMIMTFQRQFMGVPLSDRPMLFLAVLLIFIGIQFISLGLIAELQARTYHESQNKPVYHIKKVYRADSETPDGKETDGRC, from the coding sequence GTGTTAGTCTCTGTTGTTATTCCACTCTTAAATGAGGAAGAAAATATTCCGCTTCTTTATGAAGAATTGAAGCAGGTTCTCAATGCGCTTGAAGATGACCATGAAATCCTGTTTATCGATGATGGCAGTACTGATCGGAGCCTTGAGTTATTACGCAATCTGCAACAAAAAGATAGCCATGTTGTGGTTGTCAATTTTCGCAAGAATTTCGGACAGACTGCAGCTATGGCGGCGGGCTTCGATTACGCCCAGGGCGACGTAATCATCACTATGGATGCAGATCTGCAAAATGACCCGAGAGACATCCCCCGATTACTCGAACAGATCAAAGCTGGCAATGATGTCGTTACCGGCTGGCGCTATGATCGCAAAGATGCCTTTATTAATAGGCGTCTTCCCTCGATTATTGCCAATAAAATTATTTCCAAGACAACCGGAGTCAATCTTCACGATTACGGCTGCACGCTCAAAGCCTTCCGCAAAGAGGTCATAAAGAGTGTGAAGCTTTATGGAGAGATGCACAGATTTATCCCGGCAATAGCCAGTGGCATGGGAATCGATTTCACCGAGGTGAAAGTCAACCACCGGGCTCGGCGCTTTGGTTCGTCAAAATATGGCATATCACGAACAATCAGGGTGATCCTTGATCTGATGACAGTGAAATTTCTTCTCAGTTACTCCACCAGGCCAATCCAGGTTTTTGGCCTGATGGGTGTCGTCTGCGGAGGACTCGGCTTTTTGATTGCCATGATTATGACCTTCCAGCGGCAGTTTATGGGGGTGCCCTTATCCGACCGTCCCATGCTGTTTCTTGCGGTCCTCCTTATATTTATAGGTATTCAGTTTATTTCTCTTGGCTTAATAGCTGAACTTCAGGCCCGTACCTATCACGAATCCCAGAATAAACCGGTGTACCACATCAAAAAGGTCTACCGCGCTGATAGTGAAACGCCTGATGGTAAAGAGACCGATGGTCGGTGTTGA
- a CDS encoding glycosyltransferase family 2 protein, with amino-acid sequence MVKRPMVGVEPLIEIIIPNWNGKEMLEHCLVSLRRQVFSNFRVIVVDNGSKDGSIQLLRDTFPEVKIIELLYNTGFCVAVNKGIEASRAPWLLLLNNDMEVATDCLENLRLAMERYPGCDVFALKMLNYHQRDFIDGAGDAVLRGGVGYRLGTMERDGEKYQGDRESFGACAGAALYHRDVFAKIGLFDTDFFAYLEDVDLNMRARRHGLRCMYIAGSKVFHIGSASSGSKINRLTVRLSTRNNLHVIAKNYPLLVLLRFFPAIVVYQFAWMLFCLKKGMLPSYFAGFFQGILRIPYFVVKGRRQRKSDTVIPSEQFATMIQAAEREAVGSIMDRRIAAGKNNFLLSCYCKLFFW; translated from the coding sequence ATGGTAAAGAGACCGATGGTCGGTGTTGAGCCACTGATTGAGATCATCATTCCCAACTGGAATGGAAAAGAAATGCTGGAACACTGTTTGGTATCGCTTCGCCGGCAGGTATTCAGCAATTTCCGGGTCATCGTCGTCGATAACGGTTCTAAGGATGGTTCAATTCAGCTTCTTCGGGATACGTTTCCCGAAGTAAAGATTATTGAGCTCCTCTATAACACCGGTTTCTGTGTTGCCGTCAATAAAGGGATTGAAGCCAGTAGAGCTCCGTGGTTGCTGCTTCTCAATAATGATATGGAGGTGGCAACAGACTGTCTGGAAAATCTTCGGTTGGCCATGGAAAGGTATCCTGGTTGCGATGTTTTTGCCCTGAAAATGTTGAATTACCACCAGCGTGATTTCATCGATGGGGCCGGCGACGCTGTACTCCGCGGCGGAGTTGGCTATCGACTAGGAACCATGGAGCGGGATGGCGAAAAATACCAAGGTGACCGTGAGTCGTTTGGAGCCTGTGCTGGGGCGGCCCTGTACCATAGAGATGTCTTTGCCAAGATTGGCCTATTTGACACCGATTTCTTTGCCTACCTCGAAGACGTTGACCTCAATATGCGGGCAAGAAGGCATGGTCTGCGGTGCATGTATATTGCCGGATCCAAGGTTTTCCATATAGGCAGTGCCAGTTCCGGGTCAAAGATAAATCGGCTGACTGTTCGTCTGTCCACACGTAACAACCTTCATGTGATCGCGAAAAATTATCCTCTACTGGTGTTGTTGCGGTTTTTTCCGGCTATTGTTGTCTACCAGTTCGCCTGGATGCTTTTTTGTTTAAAAAAAGGTATGCTGCCTTCCTATTTTGCCGGGTTTTTTCAAGGAATACTGAGGATTCCCTATTTTGTTGTGAAGGGAAGGAGGCAGCGAAAATCCGATACAGTGATACCCTCGGAGCAATTTGCTACCATGATTCAGGCAGCTGAAAGAGAGGCTGTAGGTTCCATTATGGACAGAAGGATCGCCGCCGGTAAGAATAACTTTTTGTTGTCCTGCTATTGTAAACTCTTCTTTTGGTAA